Proteins co-encoded in one Cercospora beticola chromosome 7, complete sequence genomic window:
- a CDS encoding uncharacterized protein (BUSCO:EOG092629U5) has translation MSTDTAHRDSSSSAPSDPPRPPTHAPNNFNRLSNPLLSTLSYFAEPVRYTTSSLFRRISEDEAPTPLAKALSANYNGSMTDPTTGVYHPPQQPIRKRSPFQPPPLTPLTLEGYKHGTSHKAKLLRKAVAEEIRLLIPPRLQLQEKWHLIYSIDQNGSTLSTVYNLCDPYRGKRGGFVVVVRDASGGVFGAYLSDPPKPQSHYYGNGECFLWRAMTLPALPDLMDLPPPPSEDTTHAQRMTTIGVPRTDSSASLASLKVPGTNGHKNGTTTPERIRFKAFPYTGENDFTIFCQQDYFSVGGGDGHYGLWLDQSLGNGVSATCPTFGNEPLSEEGSKFDIMGVEIWYVGS, from the coding sequence ATGTCCACCGACACCGCACACCGCgattcctcctcctccgctccCTCTgaccctcctcgccctccgACACATGCTCCTAATAATTTCAACCGTCTCTCCAATCCGCTTCTCTCTACGCTTTCCTACTTCGCCGAGCCCGTCCGATACACCACCTCATCTCTCTTCCGCAGGATcagcgaggacgaagccCCCACTCCGCTGGCCAAAGCTCTCAGCGCAAATTACAACGGCTCCATGACTGATCCCACGACCGGTGTCTACCACCCGCCACAGCAACCCATTCGCAAGCGATCGCCCTTTCAACCTCCGCCTCTTACTCCCTTGACATTAGAAGGCTACAAACATGGCACCAGCCACAAGGCGAAGCTCTTACGCAAAGCTGTAGCCGAGGAGATCCGCTTACTGATCCCTCCACGATTGCAATTGCAAGAGAAATGGCACCTCATATACTCCATTGACCAGAATGGCAGCACACTATCAACTGTGTACAACCTCTGCGACCCATACCGAGGCAAGCGCGGAGGCTTCGTTGTGGTGGTGCGTGATGCATCAGGCGGTGTTTTCGGCGCATACCTCTCCGACCCACCTAAACCTCAATCTCACTACTATGGCAATGGCGAGTGCTTCCTCTGGCGAGCAATGACCTTGCCCGCTCTGCCCGATCTCATGGATCtcccaccaccgccgagcGAAGACACGACACACGCGCAGCGCATGACCACCATCGGCGTGCCGAGGACAGATAGTAGTGCATCCCTTGCCTCACTGAAAGTGCCAGGAACAAACGGACACAAGAATGGGACTACAACACCTGAAAGAATACGCTTCAAAGCGTTTCCTTACACTGGCGAGAACgacttcaccatcttctgcCAGCAGGACTATTTCAGCGTgggcggaggagatggacACTACGGGCTGTGGCTGGACCAAAGCTTGGGTAATGGCGTGAGTGCGACGTGTCCCACCTTTGGCAATGAGCCTTTGAGTGAAGAAGGGAGCAAATTCGATATCATGGGAGTCGAAATTTGGTATGTGGGATCATAG